The proteins below come from a single Zea mays cultivar B73 chromosome 8, Zm-B73-REFERENCE-NAM-5.0, whole genome shotgun sequence genomic window:
- the LOC542085 gene encoding Histone-lysine N-methyltransferase, H3 lysine-9 specific SUVH1 codes for MYRASNFIPDPNQVLLDANPLRSLAPMFPAPMGVNVNQSSTPPLVCVTPVGQFPIGFGAGNLPAFGSFTTFSATTNGVSYTGTSGNGAIDATPISAYKTRSSISLDDDDDEPYSGNQGLASERKARRGRPPGSGRDGSNGKLKRPKPTYKNFVAGKELVFLSSTSDPREFVESVHMTFEALRRRHLQMDETQDASRRADLKAGAIMMASNIRANSGKRVGTVPGVEIGDIFYFRMELCVIGLHAPSMGGIDYMTTKFGKDEDSVAICIVSAGGYENEDDDTDVLVYSGQGGNNRNTEERHDQKLERGNLALERSLHRKNEIRVVRGFKDPFCLTGKIYIYDGLYKIHESWKERTKYGVNCFKYKLLREPGQRDGAALWKMTQRWIDNPATRGRVLLADLSSKAEILPVCLVNEVDHEKGPVHFTYTNQVKYLRPLSSMKKLQGCGCQSVCLPGDASCACGQHNGGDLPFSSSGLLSCRKPIVYECGESCNCSTNCRNRVTQKGSRLHFEVFRTTNRGWGLRCWEPIRAGSFICEYAGEVIDELKFNLNDSEDDYIFQTVCPGEKTLKWNYGPELIGEVSTYVSPDEFEPLPVKISAKNMGNVSRFMNHSCSPNVFWQPVQYDHGDDGHPHIMFFALKHIPPMTELTYDYGVAGAESSGSGSRRTKNCVCGSQNCRGLF; via the coding sequence ATGTACAGGGCCTCAAATTTCATACCTGATCCTAATCAGGTGCTTCTAGATGCCAATCCATTAAGGTCTTTAGCTCCAATGTTCCCTGCCCCCATGGGAGTCAATGTTAATCAGTCAAGTACACCACCATTGGTTTGTGTCACTCCGGTTGGTCAATTTCCAATTGGGTTTGGTGCAGGGAACCTTCCTGCCTTTGGATCGTTCACTACTTTCAGCGCCACTACAAACGGTGTTTCTTATACGGGCACCAGTGGTAATGGTGCCATTGATGCCACTCCTATCTCTGCATACAAGACAAGATCAAGCATATcacttgatgatgatgatgatgagccTTACTCGGGCAACCAAGGTTTGGCATCTGAACGGAAGGCTAGGAGAGGCCGTCCTCCTGGTTCTGGTCGTGATGGATCAAATGGTAAGTTAAAGCGCCCTAAGCCTACATACAAGAATTTTGTTGCTGGCAAAGAGCTTGTCTTTCTGTCTTCTACATCCGATCCCAGGGAGTTTGTGGAATCAGTTCACATGACTTTTGAGGCCCTCAGGCGAAGACATCTGCAGATGGATGAAACACAGGATGCTAGCAGACGTGCAGACCTGAAGGCTGGTGCCATCATGATGGCCAGTAACATCAGGGCGAATTCAGGCAAGAGGGTAGGAACTGTACCTGGAGTTGAAATAGGAGATATTTTCTATTTTAGGATGGAGCTGTGTGTCATTGGGTTGCATGCACCTAGTATGGGAGGCATTGATTACATGACTACTAAATTTGGAAAAGATGAGGATTCTGTAGCCATATGTATTGTCTCTGCAGGAGGTTATGAGAATGAGGATGATGACACAGATGTGCTCGTGTACAGTGGTCAAGGTGGAAATAATAGGAATACTGAGGAGAGGCATGATCAGAAGCTTGAGAGGGGTAACCTAGCTCTTGAGAGGAGTTTGCATAGGAAGAATGAGATAAGGGTTGTACGCGGCTTCAAGGATCCATTTTGCCTAACTGGGAAAATTTACATATATGATGGTCTCTACAAGATTCACGAGTCCTGGAAGGAGAGAACAAAGTACGGTGTCAATTGCTTCAAGTACAAGCTGCTGCGGGAACCTGGACAGCGTGATGGAGCTGCATTATGGAAGATGACTCAGAGATGGATAGATAATCCTGCTACCAGAGGCAGGGTCCTACTAGCTGATCTGTCATCTAAGGCTGAAATTTTGCCTGTTTGTCTCGTCAATGAGGTAGACCATGAGAAAGGACCTGTACATTTCACTTATACTAATCAGGTCAAATACTTGAGGCCTCTCAGTTCTATGAAAAAGTTGCAGGGCTGTGGATGCCAGAGCGTTTGCTTGCCTGGCGACGCCAGTTGTGCTTGTGGACAACATAATGGAGGCGATTTACCCTTCAGTTCATCAGGATTGTTGTCATGCCGCAAACCAATAGTCTACGAATGTGGTGAATCTTGCAACTGTTCTACAAATTGCAGGAACAGAGTGACCCAAAAAGGGTCCAGGCTACATTTCGAGGTCTTCAGGACCACAAATCGAGGCTGGGGTCTTCGCTGCTGGGAACCTATTCGTGCTGGTTCATTTATATGTGAGTATGCCGGTGAGGTTATTGATGAGCTCAAATTTAATTTGAATGATAGTGAAGATGATTACATTTTTCAAACTGTATGCCCTGGCGAGAAGACATTAAAATGGAATTATGGACCTGAACTGATAGGTGAAGTAAGCACATATGTATCGCCTGATGAATTTGAACCACTGCCTGTCAAGATAAGTGCAAAAAACATGGGAAATGTCTCCCGTTTCATGAACCACAGTTGCTCACCCAATGTCTTTTGGCAACCAGTTCAATATGATCACGGAGATGATGGACACCCGCATATAATGTTCTTTGCACTGAAGCATATTCCACCCATGACAGAACTGACTTATGACTATGGTGTTGCTGGAGCTGAATCTAGTGGTTCAGGTTCTCGTAGAACGAAGAACTGCGTGTGTGGATCACAAAACTGCAGGGGATTATTTTGA